The following proteins are co-located in the Planctomycetota bacterium genome:
- a CDS encoding acetyl-CoA decarbonylase/synthase complex subunit delta (part of a complex that catalyzes the cleavage of acetyl-CoA) produces MPLPAVQESYSGSVNEVTLGGGSRKNTVKIGGAKTIPYGGDAPATGRRPVIAIDVLDAAPAEWPPALAEAYAGVLADPAAWARKAVEEWGADLVCVKFDGIHPD; encoded by the coding sequence ATGCCTCTACCGGCGGTTCAGGAGAGTTATTCGGGAAGCGTGAACGAGGTCACGCTGGGCGGCGGGAGCCGCAAGAACACCGTCAAGATCGGCGGCGCGAAAACGATTCCCTACGGCGGGGACGCCCCGGCGACCGGCCGCCGGCCGGTCATTGCCATCGACGTCCTCGACGCCGCGCCCGCGGAATGGCCCCCTGCCCTCGCGGAGGCGTATGCGGGCGTCCTCGCGGACCCGGCCGCCTGGGCCAGGAAGGCCGTCGAGGAATGGGGCGCGGACCTGGTGTGCGTGAAGTTTGACGGCATCCATCCCGAC
- a CDS encoding AAA family ATPase — protein MSTTVAISGKGGSGKTTVAAMIVRHLVQRTAGSVLAVDADPNACLGLALGLEPETTVGEICDQALDRKLQTGAGTSRERALQYAIHRAVAEAEGFDLLVMGHTEGPKCYCAVNHLLRKYLDEAGQDYAYVVIDNEAGMEHLSRRTTNAVDFLLIVTEATVVGAKTAHRILGLSNRLPISVGDRLVLWNKVEEGGAAPAGGSDLPAAGSVPFDRTVLDLSIQGKSVFGLKADSPAFQAVGKTLTELLGTPAVRVP, from the coding sequence ATGAGCACGACAGTCGCCATCTCGGGCAAAGGCGGCAGCGGCAAGACGACCGTTGCGGCGATGATCGTCCGCCACCTGGTCCAGCGCACGGCCGGGAGCGTCCTCGCGGTGGACGCCGACCCGAACGCGTGCCTGGGCCTGGCGCTCGGCCTGGAGCCCGAGACGACGGTCGGCGAGATTTGCGACCAGGCCCTCGACCGGAAACTCCAGACCGGCGCCGGAACGAGCCGCGAACGCGCCCTCCAGTACGCCATTCACCGGGCCGTCGCCGAGGCTGAGGGCTTCGACCTCCTAGTCATGGGCCACACCGAGGGGCCCAAGTGCTACTGCGCGGTCAACCACCTGCTGCGGAAGTACCTCGACGAGGCCGGCCAGGACTATGCCTACGTGGTCATCGACAACGAGGCGGGCATGGAACACCTGTCGCGCCGAACCACCAATGCCGTGGACTTTCTTCTGATCGTGACGGAGGCGACGGTGGTCGGAGCGAAGACCGCCCACCGCATCCTCGGCCTGTCGAACCGGCTGCCGATCAGCGTCGGCGATCGGCTCGTCCTGTGGAACAAGGTGGAGGAAGGCGGCGCCGCGCCTGCCGGCGGGAGCGATCTGCCGGCGGCGGGAAGCGTCCCCTTCGACCGCACGGTTCTTGATCTTTCGATACAAGGCAAGAGCGTCTTCGGCCTGAAGGCCGACAGTCCGGCGTTCCAGGCCGTGGGCAAAACCCTTACGGAACTTCTCGGCACTCCGGCGGTCCGCGTGCCCTAG
- a CDS encoding ASKHA domain-containing protein codes for MAPTKQAMCKVRFEPSGLKTEIPRGATLLEAARLAGVYVTSICGGDGYCGKCKVVVDEGEIESPPTTLLAPQEVRERVVLACQTRVLSDATVTVPKSHALDTGRILVDSDAHRFSELPTEDLGAERPAGEGTFPYDPLVQKHYLQMASPTEEDQQADHERLYMAIRGRFEAPLMQTGYRILQSLPAVLQKSQYKVTAIVAQRGGTMEVVDIEPGDTSACNYAVVVDVGTTTVVAHLVDLAGASTVDAEATYNSQMHFGEDYIRRIIYAEQHDAFDEMQRRIVHDVNDLIQTLAIRQAIELSYITAVICSGNTAMIHFLLNLDPRRIRRSPYIPTAAWVPPIRASEAGIRIHKRGLLYTLPAVGAYVGSDIVAGVLATRLYEAPRLSLFIDIGTNGEVVLGSREWMVCASSSAGPAFEGSGVKHGMRAARGAIERLSVAADGSFRFQTVGGDPPRGLCGSGLLDALAALLEIGAIDRTGRFIQKGDPRLVEGADGLEFTIVPPTDGREAITIGQADIANLVRSKAGVYAAVQVLLESTGTRVDKLDTIYVAGGFGNYLDVRKAIRIGMLPDIPVDRIRFVGNSSIAGAKMAVMSRHALAKAEEIADRMTYFDLMNHPGYMNAFIQANFLPHTDLSRFPSVTEKPPSKGATKA; via the coding sequence ATGGCTCCGACAAAACAAGCAATGTGCAAGGTTCGCTTCGAGCCGTCGGGATTGAAAACGGAGATCCCGCGGGGCGCGACGCTTCTGGAGGCGGCGCGCCTGGCCGGCGTCTACGTGACGAGCATCTGCGGCGGGGACGGGTACTGCGGCAAGTGCAAGGTCGTGGTGGACGAAGGCGAAATCGAGTCGCCGCCCACCACGCTCCTCGCGCCCCAGGAAGTCCGCGAGCGCGTCGTCCTGGCCTGCCAGACCCGCGTGCTGTCGGATGCCACCGTCACGGTGCCCAAGAGCCACGCGCTCGACACCGGCCGAATCCTCGTCGACAGCGACGCCCACCGCTTCAGCGAGTTGCCGACCGAAGACCTCGGCGCGGAACGCCCCGCCGGGGAGGGCACGTTCCCCTACGACCCGCTCGTTCAGAAGCACTACCTCCAGATGGCCAGCCCGACGGAAGAAGACCAGCAGGCGGACCACGAGCGGCTGTACATGGCGATCCGGGGCCGCTTCGAAGCGCCCCTGATGCAGACCGGGTACCGCATCCTCCAGAGTCTGCCCGCCGTCCTCCAGAAATCCCAATACAAGGTGACGGCGATCGTCGCGCAGCGCGGCGGAACGATGGAAGTGGTGGACATCGAGCCGGGCGACACCAGCGCGTGCAACTACGCCGTCGTCGTGGACGTGGGCACGACGACCGTCGTCGCGCACCTGGTGGACCTGGCGGGCGCTTCGACGGTGGACGCGGAGGCGACGTACAACTCGCAGATGCACTTCGGCGAGGATTACATCCGCCGAATCATCTACGCCGAGCAACACGACGCATTCGACGAGATGCAGCGGCGAATCGTGCACGACGTCAACGACCTGATTCAGACGCTGGCCATCCGCCAGGCGATCGAGTTGAGTTACATCACGGCCGTCATCTGCTCGGGCAATACGGCGATGATCCATTTCCTTTTGAACCTGGACCCCCGGCGTATTCGCCGGTCGCCTTACATTCCGACGGCGGCGTGGGTGCCTCCGATCCGGGCCTCGGAGGCCGGCATCCGCATCCACAAGCGGGGCCTCTTGTACACGCTGCCCGCCGTCGGGGCCTATGTCGGCAGCGACATCGTGGCGGGGGTCCTGGCGACGCGCCTCTACGAGGCCCCGCGCCTGAGCCTTTTCATCGACATCGGCACGAACGGCGAGGTGGTGCTCGGGTCTCGCGAATGGATGGTCTGCGCGTCGTCGAGCGCCGGCCCGGCTTTCGAGGGTTCGGGGGTAAAGCACGGCATGCGGGCAGCCCGTGGGGCGATCGAGCGTCTGAGCGTGGCCGCCGACGGTTCCTTCCGGTTCCAGACGGTGGGTGGCGACCCGCCGCGAGGCCTTTGCGGGTCGGGCCTGCTCGACGCCCTGGCTGCGCTGCTCGAGATCGGCGCCATCGACCGCACGGGGCGGTTCATCCAGAAAGGCGATCCACGCCTCGTCGAGGGGGCCGACGGCTTGGAGTTCACGATCGTGCCGCCCACCGACGGCCGGGAAGCCATCACCATCGGCCAGGCGGACATTGCCAACCTCGTCCGCTCGAAGGCCGGCGTCTATGCCGCCGTCCAGGTCCTCCTGGAATCCACGGGGACGCGAGTGGACAAACTCGACACCATCTACGTGGCGGGCGGGTTCGGGAACTATCTGGACGTGCGCAAGGCCATCCGGATCGGCATGTTGCCGGACATTCCGGTGGACCGGATTCGTTTCGTGGGGAACTCGTCGATCGCGGGGGCGAAGATGGCCGTCATGAGCCGCCACGCCCTCGCCAAAGCCGAGGAAATCGCCGACCGCATGACGTACTTCGACCTGATGAACCACCCCGGCTACATGAACGCGTTCATCCAGGCGAACTTTTTGCCGCACACCGACCTCTCGCGGTTTCCGAGCGTCACCGAGAAACCGCCGTCGAAGGGCGCCACGAAGGCATGA
- the acsC gene encoding acetyl-CoA decarbonylase/synthase complex subunit gamma produces the protein MALSGLDIFKLLPKTNCKKCGMPTCLAFAMALAQKKVGLDQCPDASAQAREALAAAAAPPMRLVKFGAGPAECATGQETVLFRHEEKFHSPTVVAVTLADTLDASALKARAEAIKALSFERIGQAMPVGAVAVMNASGDSSKFASAAEAAKTTGKAIILVAASPEAAGAALAKVKDSRPLLCAATDKTAEAMAKLAAGAKCPLVARAPDADALAALTEKLKAAGCEDLVLWLDAPNGWAEMAGLTQVRKLALKKNFRPLGYPVIAFATEGEPETQVVRAASLVAKYAGIVVVGATEPWALLPILTARQNLYTDPQKPVQVEPKLYAVGEAGDNSPVMFTTNFSLTYYTVESDVEASRIPSWILCVDTEGTSVLTAYSGDKLNEKTVAKAMKAADLENKVKHRKLIIPGYVAVMSGKLEEETGWEILVGPRESSVIPRYLQEVWGS, from the coding sequence ATGGCGCTCAGCGGACTCGACATTTTCAAACTCCTGCCGAAGACCAACTGCAAGAAGTGCGGCATGCCGACCTGCCTGGCCTTTGCCATGGCCCTCGCGCAGAAGAAGGTCGGCCTGGACCAGTGCCCCGACGCGAGCGCCCAGGCGCGCGAGGCGCTGGCGGCGGCCGCAGCGCCGCCGATGCGGCTCGTCAAGTTCGGCGCCGGTCCGGCCGAATGCGCGACCGGCCAGGAGACGGTCCTCTTTCGCCACGAGGAAAAGTTCCACAGCCCGACGGTCGTGGCCGTCACCCTGGCCGACACGCTGGATGCGTCGGCGCTGAAGGCCCGGGCCGAGGCGATCAAGGCCCTTTCGTTCGAGCGGATCGGCCAGGCCATGCCGGTCGGCGCCGTGGCCGTCATGAACGCTTCGGGCGACTCATCTAAGTTCGCCTCCGCCGCCGAGGCCGCCAAGACGACCGGCAAAGCGATCATCCTGGTCGCCGCGAGTCCCGAGGCGGCCGGGGCCGCCCTCGCGAAGGTCAAGGACTCCAGGCCGCTCCTCTGTGCCGCCACGGACAAGACGGCCGAGGCCATGGCCAAACTCGCCGCGGGCGCCAAGTGCCCGCTGGTGGCCCGGGCGCCCGATGCCGATGCGCTGGCCGCCCTGACGGAGAAACTGAAAGCCGCCGGATGCGAAGACCTCGTGCTCTGGCTCGATGCGCCGAACGGCTGGGCCGAGATGGCGGGCCTGACGCAGGTCCGCAAACTGGCGCTCAAGAAGAACTTCCGTCCTCTGGGCTATCCGGTCATCGCCTTCGCGACGGAAGGCGAACCGGAGACCCAGGTCGTCCGGGCCGCCTCCCTGGTCGCCAAGTACGCGGGCATCGTGGTGGTCGGGGCGACCGAGCCTTGGGCGCTGCTGCCCATTCTGACGGCCCGGCAGAACCTCTACACGGACCCGCAGAAACCCGTCCAGGTCGAGCCGAAACTCTACGCCGTCGGCGAGGCTGGGGACAACAGCCCCGTCATGTTCACGACGAACTTCTCGCTCACCTACTACACGGTCGAAAGCGACGTGGAGGCCAGCCGCATCCCCTCCTGGATCCTCTGCGTGGACACGGAAGGCACGAGCGTTCTGACGGCCTACTCGGGCGACAAGTTGAACGAGAAAACCGTCGCCAAGGCCATGAAGGCGGCCGACCTGGAGAACAAGGTCAAACACCGCAAACTGATCATCCCGGGCTACGTGGCCGTCATGAGCGGAAAACTGGAAGAGGAGACCGGCTGGGAGATCCTGGTCGGTCCGCGGGAATCGAGCGTCATTCCGCGGTATCTTCAGGAGGTCTGGGGCTCGTGA
- the acsB gene encoding acetyl-CoA decarbonylase/synthase complex subunit alpha/beta, whose protein sequence is MSRIIATAAIRGAHKIAKQADQILQKAIKEKGEDAAVEFPNTGYFIPIIYAMTGHEVRKLSDFHPVMDRIRELLPPPVEKRLWLPYLGPTLDAGMATLFAEEVIEACRYLVGPNPVRDLWLGAADDVILRERGIQFVDGTAPGFAAIAGAAPDVETAVAIARKLQERSLYVFMAASHNGTSFSQQLAEGGVQMGWDTRLVPFGPDISAAIYALGFAARAAMSFGGVQPGDFRRNLLYNKARIFAFVLALGKVTDEWYATAAGAINFGFPTIADSDIPQILPTGVCTYEHVVSNIPHKEIVEKAIEVRGLKIKIAEVPIPVAFSPAFEGERIRKEDMHAEFGGQRTPAFEWLRSLPTDKVEDGKVEVIGADTDSVKEGERLPLGVVVEVAGRKMQPDFEPVLERQIHTFLNHAQGLFHMGQRDIVWVRISKEAHKAGFRLEHIGKIIHAMLHEHFSSIVDKVQVKIYTDEKKVLELQEQARAVFAERDARLAGMTDESVDIFYSCTLCQSFAPNHVCIITPQRSGLCGAYNWLDGRAAFEINPAGPNQPIQKGAPVDAKLGQWERVNQFIHEKSQGAIERMSAYSMIQDPMTSCGCFECISAILPSTGGIMIAPREFPDMTPCGMKFSTLAGTVGGGRQTPGFVGHSKHYIVSPKFISADGGFGRIVWMPKALKEELHDALVARAEELGLGGEAFLAKIADESVATTEEEVAAHLAKVEHPVMAMEPMF, encoded by the coding sequence ATGTCCAGAATCATTGCAACCGCAGCCATCCGGGGCGCCCACAAGATCGCCAAACAGGCGGACCAGATCCTCCAGAAGGCCATCAAGGAAAAGGGCGAGGATGCGGCCGTCGAGTTCCCCAACACGGGGTACTTCATCCCCATCATCTACGCGATGACGGGGCACGAGGTCCGCAAATTGTCGGACTTCCACCCCGTGATGGACCGCATCCGGGAACTCCTCCCGCCGCCTGTGGAGAAGCGGCTATGGCTGCCGTACCTGGGCCCCACGCTGGACGCGGGGATGGCGACGCTTTTCGCGGAGGAAGTCATCGAGGCGTGCCGATACCTCGTCGGCCCGAACCCCGTGCGGGACCTCTGGCTGGGGGCGGCGGACGACGTGATCCTGCGGGAGCGCGGCATCCAGTTCGTGGACGGGACGGCGCCGGGGTTTGCGGCCATTGCGGGGGCTGCCCCGGACGTGGAGACGGCTGTGGCGATCGCCCGCAAGTTGCAGGAGCGGAGCCTCTACGTCTTCATGGCCGCCAGCCACAACGGGACCAGTTTCTCGCAGCAACTGGCGGAGGGCGGCGTCCAGATGGGGTGGGACACGCGTCTCGTGCCGTTCGGGCCGGACATTTCGGCCGCCATCTACGCTTTAGGTTTCGCGGCGCGTGCGGCGATGAGTTTCGGCGGCGTCCAGCCGGGCGACTTCCGCCGAAACCTGCTCTATAACAAGGCGAGGATTTTCGCGTTCGTCCTCGCGCTCGGCAAGGTGACCGACGAGTGGTACGCCACCGCCGCCGGGGCCATCAACTTCGGGTTCCCGACCATCGCCGATTCCGACATTCCGCAGATTCTGCCGACGGGCGTCTGCACGTACGAGCACGTCGTCTCGAACATCCCCCACAAGGAGATCGTCGAGAAAGCGATCGAGGTTCGCGGCCTGAAGATCAAGATCGCGGAGGTGCCGATCCCGGTGGCGTTCAGTCCGGCGTTCGAGGGCGAGCGCATTCGCAAGGAAGACATGCACGCGGAGTTCGGCGGCCAGCGGACACCGGCGTTCGAGTGGCTGCGGAGCCTGCCCACCGACAAGGTCGAGGACGGCAAGGTTGAAGTCATCGGGGCGGACACCGACTCGGTCAAGGAGGGCGAGCGGCTGCCTCTGGGCGTCGTCGTCGAGGTGGCGGGACGCAAGATGCAGCCGGATTTCGAGCCGGTCCTGGAGCGGCAGATCCACACGTTCCTCAACCACGCCCAGGGCCTGTTCCACATGGGCCAGCGCGACATCGTCTGGGTCCGCATCTCGAAGGAGGCGCACAAGGCGGGCTTCCGGCTCGAGCACATCGGCAAGATCATCCACGCGATGCTGCACGAACACTTCTCCAGCATCGTCGACAAGGTCCAGGTGAAGATCTACACGGACGAAAAGAAGGTGCTCGAACTCCAGGAGCAGGCGCGGGCGGTTTTCGCCGAGCGCGACGCCCGCCTGGCGGGCATGACGGATGAATCTGTTGACATCTTCTACTCGTGTACGCTCTGCCAATCGTTCGCCCCGAACCACGTCTGCATCATTACGCCGCAACGATCCGGCCTCTGCGGCGCCTACAACTGGCTGGACGGCCGGGCGGCCTTCGAGATCAACCCCGCCGGACCCAACCAGCCCATCCAGAAAGGCGCCCCCGTGGACGCGAAACTGGGCCAGTGGGAGCGCGTCAACCAGTTCATCCACGAGAAGAGCCAGGGCGCGATCGAACGCATGAGCGCCTACTCGATGATCCAGGACCCCATGACGTCGTGCGGGTGCTTCGAGTGCATCTCCGCCATTCTGCCCTCGACGGGCGGCATCATGATCGCCCCGCGCGAGTTCCCCGACATGACGCCGTGCGGCATGAAGTTCTCGACTCTCGCCGGCACGGTGGGCGGCGGTCGGCAGACGCCGGGCTTCGTCGGCCATTCCAAGCACTACATCGTCAGCCCGAAGTTCATCAGCGCGGACGGGGGATTTGGGCGCATCGTCTGGATGCCCAAGGCCCTGAAAGAGGAACTGCACGACGCCCTGGTCGCCCGGGCGGAGGAACTGGGCCTGGGCGGCGAAGCGTTCCTCGCAAAAATCGCCGACGAATCCGTCGCCACCACCGAGGAAGAGGTCGCCGCACACCTCGCCAAGGTCGAGCACCCCGTCATGGCGATGGAGCCGATGTTCTGA